From Halichoerus grypus chromosome 6, mHalGry1.hap1.1, whole genome shotgun sequence, one genomic window encodes:
- the LOC118538449 gene encoding keratin, type II cytoskeletal 6B: MSSKSTMRSQSIGHRGFSASSARVPGVCRSGFSSVSVSRSRGSGGFGGVCGGAGFGSRSLYGLGGSKRISIGGGSCAISGGYGGRVGGGFGYGGGAASGFGFGGAAGGGFGLGGGPGFAGGYGGSGFPVCPPGGIQEVTVNQNLLTPLNLQIDPTIQRVRTEEREQIKTLNNKFASFIDKVRFLEQQNKVLDTKWTLLQEQGTKTVRQNLEPLFEQYINNLRRQLDSILGERGRLDSELRNMQDTVEDFKNKYEDEINKRTAAENEFVTLKKDVDAAYMNKVELQAKVDTLTDEINFTRALYDAELAQMQTHVSDTSVVLSMDNNRNLDLDSIIAEVKAQYEEIAQRSRAEAESWYQSKYEELQITAGRHGDDLRNTKQEIAEINRMIQRLRSEIDHVKKQCANLQSAIADAEQRGEMALKDAKNKLAELEDALQKAKQDMARLLKEYQELMNVKLALDVEIATYRKLLEGEECRLSGEGVGQVNISVVQSTTSGGYGSAGGYGSASALGGGSGLGGGSGYSYGSGHGLGAGFSSGSGRGMGGGFSSSGGSSSTIKYTTTSSSSRKSYQH, from the exons ATGTCTAGCAAATCCACCATGAGGAGCCAAAGCATCGGCCACCGTGGCTTTAGCGCCAGCTCGGCCAGAGTCCCAGGGGTCTGCCGCTCTGGCTTCAGCAGCGTCTCCGTGTCCCGCTCCAGGGGCAGTGGTGGCTTCGGTGGAGTGTGTGGAGGAGCCGGCTTTGGCAGCAGGAGCCTCTatggcctgggtggctccaaGAGGATCTCCATCGGAGGGGGCAGCTGTGCCATCAGTGGCGGATATGGGGGCAGAGTTGGAGGTGGCTTTGGCTATGGAGGTGGAGCCGCAAGTGGATTTGGTTTTGGTGGTGCAGCTGGGGGTGGCTTTGGGCTCGGTGGTGGACCCGGCTTTGCTGGTGGCTATGGGGGCTCTGGCTTCCCTGTGTGCCCCCCTGGAGGCATCCAAGAGGTCACCGTCAACCAGAATCTCCTCACTCCTCTGAACCTGCAAATCGACCCCACCATCCAGCGGGTGAGGACTGAGGAGCGGGAGCAGATCAAGACCCTCAACAACAAGTTCGCCTCCTTCATCGACAAG GTGCGGTTCCTGGAGCAACAGAACAAGGTCCTGGACACCAAGTGGACTCTGCTCCAGGAGCAGGGTACCAAGACCGTAAGGCAGAACCTGGAGCCCTTGTTTGAGCAGTACATCAACAACCTCAGGAGACAGCTGGACAGCATCCTGGGGGAGAGAGGCCGCCTGGACTCAGAGCTGAGGAACATGCAGGATACAGTGGAGGACTTCAAGAACAA ATATGAAGATGAAATCAACAAGCGCACAGCAGCAGAGAATGAATTTGTGACTCTGAAGAAG GATGTGGATGCTGCCTACATGAATAAGGTTGAACTGCAAGCCAAGGTAGACACTCTCACAGATGAGATCAACTTCACCAGAGCCTTGTATGACGCA GAACTCGCTCAGATGCAAACCCACGTCTCTGACACTTCTGTGGTCCTGTCCATGGACAACAACCGTAACCTGGACCTGGACAGCATCATCGCTGAAGTCAAAGCCCAATATGAGGAGATCGCTCAAAGGAGCCGGGCTGAGGCTGAGTCCTGGTACCAGAGCAAG TATGAGGAGCTGCAAATCACAGCAGGCAGACACGGGGACGACCTGCGCAACACCAAGCAGGAGATTGCTGAGATCAACCGCATGATCCAGAGGCTGAGATCCGAGATCGACCATGTCAAGAAGCAG TGTGCCAACCTGCAGTCCGCCATCGCTGATGCTGAGCAGCGCGGGGAGATGGCCCTCAAGGATGCCAAGAACAAGCTGGCTGAGCTGGAGGACGCCCTGCAGAAGGCCAAGCAGGACATGGCCCGGCTGCTGAAGGAGTACCAGGAGCTGATGAATGTCAAACTGGCCCTGGATGTGGAGATCGCCACCTACAGGAAGCTGCTGGAGGGCGAGGAGTGCAG GCTGAGTGGGGAAGGCGTTGGACAAGTCAACATCT CTGTGGTGCAGTCCACCACGTCTGGCGGCTATGGCAGCGCCGGGGGCTACGGCAGTGCCAGCGCTCTGGGCGGTGGCTCAGGCCTGGGCGGAGGCAGCGGCTACTCCTACGGCAGCGGCCACGGCCTTGGAGCCGGCTTCAGTTCCGGCAGTGGCAGAGGCATGGGGGGTGGCTTCAGCTCCTCTGGGGGCAGCAGCTCCACCATCAAATACACCACCACCTCATCCTCCAGCAGGAAGAGCTACCAGCACTAA
- the LOC118538437 gene encoding LOW QUALITY PROTEIN: keratin, type II cytoskeletal 5-like (The sequence of the model RefSeq protein was modified relative to this genomic sequence to represent the inferred CDS: inserted 1 base in 1 codon), which translates to MTQRSSVTIKSGGTQNFSASSASLLPGCQPSFSSVSVSQGGKSFGGSFGGSFGTRSLHSFGGSKRISISGGYRCSRAGGGGASYGLGLGGMGYRAGGAFGGYGFGGGMMSGSGGMQEVTVNQSLLTPLHLEIDPSLQRVRXEEKEQIKTLNNKFASFIDKVRFLEQQNKVLETKWSLLQEHKTTRANIEPMFEAYISSLRRQLDWLGGKRTRLETELKNMQDVVEDFKNKYEEEINRRTVVENEFVVLKKDVDAAYMNKVELEAKVNALMDEINFLRAFYDAELAQLQAQISDTSVVLSMDNNRKPDLDSIISEVKAQYEDIANRSRAEAESRYQTKYEELQRSAGRHGDDLRTTKMEISELNRMMQRLRSEIDNLKKQSATLQNAIADAEQRGELALKDAKHKLAELEDALQKAKRDMAWQLRKYQELMNVKLALDIEIATYRKLLEGEECRLTGEGVGSVNISVVSSSGGTGYSSAGGLCLAGGGGYSGSLGYGSGGGFSSTSSRSMGGSSSSMRVISKTASTKKSYRS; encoded by the exons ATGACCCAACGATCTTCTGTCACCATCAAGTCAGGAGGCACTCAGAACTTCAGTGCTTCTTCGGCCAGCCTCCTCCCAGGCTGCCAGCCTAGCTtcagctctgtctctgtgtcccagGGCGGGAAGAGCTTTGGGGGCAGCTTTGGGGGTAGCTTCGGGACCAGGAGCCTCCACAGCTTTGGGGGTAGCAAGAGAATCTCCATCAGTGGAGGCTATCGCTGCAGccgggccgggggtgggggcgccaGCTATGGGCTGGGTCTCGGAGGCATGGGCTACAGAGCCGGGGGAGCCTTCGGGGGGTACGGATTTGGAGGCGGGATGATGTCTGGCTCTGGGGGCATGCAGGAGGTCACTGTCAACCAAAGCCTCCTGACCCCCCTCCACCTGGAGATTGATCCCTCCCTCCAGCGGGTGC aagaggaaaaggagcagATCAAGACCCTCAACAACAAGTTTGCCTCCTTCATTGACAAG GTGCGGTTCCTGGAGCAGCAGAACAAGGTCCTGGAGACCAAATGGAGCCTCCTGCAGGAGCATAAAACCACCAGGGCCAACATCGAGCCCATGTTTGAAGCCTACATCAGCAGCCTGAGGCGGCAGCTGGACTGGCTGGGTGGCAAGCGGACGCGGCTGGAGACGGAGTTGAAGAACATGCAGGACGTGGTGGAAGACTTCAAGAACAA GTATGAAGAAGAAATCAACAGGCGCACAGTGGTGGAGAATGAGTTTGTGGTGCTCAAGAAG GACGTGGATGCTGCCTACATGAACAAGGTGGAGCTGGAGGCCAAGGTGAATGCCTTAATGGATGAAATCAACTTCCTGAGAGCTTTCTACGATGCG GAGCTGGCTCAGCTTCAGGCCCAGATCTCCGACACGTCCGTGGTGCTGTCCATGGACAACAACCGCAAGCCGGACCTGGACAGCATCATCTCTGAGGTCAAGGCCCAGTACGAGGACATCGCCAACCGCAGCCGGGCTGAGGCCGAGTCCCGGTACCAGACCAAG TACGAGGAGCTGCAGCGGTCTGCCGGCCGGCATGGGGATGACCTCCGCACCACCAAGATGGAGATCTCCGAGCTGAACCGCATGATGCAGAGACTGCGCTCCGAGATTGATAACCTGAAGAAGCAG AGCGCCACGCTCCAGAACGCCATTGCGGATGCCGAGCAGCGCGGGGAGCTGGCCCTCAAGGACGCCAAGCACAAGCTGGCCGAGCTGGAGGACGCTCTGCAGAAGGCCAAGCGGGACATGGCCTGGCAGCTGCGCAAGTACCAGGAGCTCATGAACGTCAAGCTGGCCCTGGACATCGAGATCGCCACCTACCGCAAGCTGCTGGAGGGCGAGGAGTGCAG ACTCACTGGGGAAGGCGTCGGATCCGTGAACATCT CCGTGGTCTCCTCCAGCGGGGGCACAGGCTACAGCTCGGCCGGCGGCCTCTGCCTGGCCGGAGGCGGCGGCTACAGCGGCAGCCTGGGCTACGGCTCCGGGGGCGGCTTCAGTTCTACCAGCAGCCGCAGCATGGGCGGCAGCAGCTCCAGCATGCGCGTCATCTCCAAGACGGCGTCCACCAAGAAGAGTTACAGGAGCTAA
- the LOC118538448 gene encoding keratin, type II cytoskeletal 75 encodes MSRQSSITFQTGSRRSFSTASATTPAAGRSRFSSVSVARSTGGGAGLGRMSSAGAGFGSRSLYNLGGTRRVSIGGCGGSFRSGFGGRASSGFGVSSGFGYGGTGGGGYGASGFPVCPPGGIQEVTVNQSLLTPLNLQIDPTIQRVRKEEREQIKTLNNKFASFIDKVRFLEQQNKVLETKWELLQEQGSKTVRQNLEPFFDTYINDLRRQLDSVTTERGRLDAELRNMQDVVEDFKVRYEDEINKRTTAENEFVALKKDVDSAYMNKVELEAKVNSLTDEINFFRMLFEAELSQMQSHVSDTSVVLSMDNNRSLDLDSIIAEVKAQYEDIANHSRAEAESWYQTKYEELQVTAGRHGDDLRNTKQEISEMNRVIQRLRAEIDSVKKQCSSLQTAIADAEQRGELALKDARAKLVDLEEALQKAKQDMARLLREYQELMNVKLALDVEIATYRKLLEGEECRLSGEGVSPVNISVVTSTVSSGYGGGSSIGGGSLGLGGGSGYSFTTSTGHSLGAGLGSSSFSASSSRGLGGSGSGVKFVSTTSSSRKSYKH; translated from the exons ATGTCCAGGCAGTCCAGCATCACTTTCCAGACCGGCAGCCGCAGGAGCTTCAGCACGGCCTCGGCCACCACCCCAGCGGCCGGCCGCTCCCGCTTCAGCTCCGTCTCCGTGGCCCGCTCCACAGGAGGCGGTGCGGGGCTGGGCAGGATGAGCAGCGCTGGGGCGGGCTTCGGGAGCCGCAGCCTCTACAACCTGGGGGGCACCAGGCGGGTCTCCATCGGGGGGTGCGGCGGCAGCTTCCGAAGTGGCTTTGGTGGCAGGGCCAGCAGCGGGTTCGGGGTCAGCAGTGGATTTGGCTATGGGGGCACAGGCGGAGGAGGCTACGGGGCCTCGGGCTTCCCCGTGTGCCCCCCTGGAGGCATCCAAGAGGTCACTGTCAACCAGAGTCTCCTGACTCCCCTCAACCTGCAAATCGACCCCACCATCCAGCGAGTGCGGAAAGAGGAGCGGGAGCAGATCAAGACCCTCAACAACAAGTTTGCCTCATTCATCGACAAG GTGAGGTTCCTGGAGCAGCAGAACAAGGTCTTAGAGACCAAGTGGGAGCTCCTTCAGGAGCAGGGCTCCAAGACGGTGAGGCAGAACCTGGAGCCTTTCTTTGACACCTATATCAATGACCTCCGCCGGCAGCTGGACAGCGTTACCACAGAGAGGGGCAGGCTGGACGCTGAGTTGAGGAACATGCAGGACGTCGTGGAAGATTTCAAAGTTAG GTACGAGGACGAAATTAACAAGCGCACCACTGCCGAGAATGAGTTTGTGGCCCTGAAGAAG GATGTGGATTCGGCCTACATGAACAAGGTGGAACTGGAGGCCAAGGTCAACTCTCTGACTGATGAGATCAACTTCTTCCGGATGCTCTTTGAGGCC GAGCTGTCCCAGATGCAGAGCCATGTCAGCGACACGTCCGTGGTGTTGTCCATGGACAACAACCGCAGCCTGGACCTGGACAGCATCATCGCCGAGGTCAAGGCCCAGTATGAGGACATCGCCAACCATAGCCGGGCCGAGGCCGAGTCCTGGTACCAGACCAAG TACGAGGAGCTGCAGGTCACAGCCGGCCGGCACGGGGATGATCTCCGAAACACCAAGCAAGAGATCTCTGAGATGAACCGGGTGATCCAGAGGCTGAGAGCCGAGATCGACAGCGTCAAGAAGCAG TGTTCCAGCCTGCAAACGGCCATCGCTGACGCAGAACAGCGTGGAGAGCTGGCCCTCAAGGATGCACGGGCCAAGCTAGTGGACCTGGAGGAGGCCCTGCAGAAGGCCAAGCAGGACATGGCCCGGCTGCTTCGCGAGTACCAGGAGCTCATGAATGTCAAGCTGGCCCTGGATGTGGAGATCGCCACCTACCGCAAGCTGCTGGAGGGCGAGGAGTGCAG GCTGAGCGGAGAGGGCGTTTCTCCAGTTAACATCT CTGTGGTCACCTCCACCGTTTCCAGTGGCTACGGCGGTGGCAGCAGCATTGGAGGCGGAAGCCTTGGTCTCGGCGGGGGCAGCGGCTACTCCTTCACCACCAGCACTGGGCACAGCCTGGGTGCGGGCCTGGGCAGCTCCAGCTTCAGCGCCAGTAGCAGCCGGGGCCTCGGGGGCAGTGGCTCTGGTGTCAAGTTTGTCTCCACCACATCCTCCAGCCGGAAGAGCTACAAGCATTAA